One Primulina huaijiensis isolate GDHJ02 unplaced genomic scaffold, ASM1229523v2 scaffold37775, whole genome shotgun sequence genomic window carries:
- the LOC140968816 gene encoding agamous-like MADS-box protein AGL80 yields MVRSKIRYELIADERARRETFRKRKPGLFKKLNELKTLCDIEACAVVYNGDGTQPETWPSLDEASRVIQKFKNLPSSLQKTNMVNQEGFLMQNLARLEKNLGKESEKIESLEKELLLARCLHNVEVDVTNSDDLREMLCLLERKIRLINHKISNIETSDSTMVAGGAKASRREGRDEKLKQPI; encoded by the coding sequence ATGGTTCGATCAAAGATAAGATATGAGTTAATTGCTGATGAACGTGCCCGACGTGAGACGTTTAGGAAAAGGAAACCGGgtttatttaaaaaactaaatgaGTTGAAAACACTATGTGATATTGAAGCTTGTGCAGTTGTCTACAATGGAGATGGGACTCAGCCCGAAACTTGGCCCTCCCTTGATGAAGCATCCCGTGTAATTCAGAAGTTCAAAAATTtaccttcttctttacaaaaaacCAACATGGTAAATCAAGAAGGGTTTCTTATGCAAAACTTGGCTAGGCTAGAGAAAAATTTGGGCAAAGAGAGTGAGAAAATTGAGTCCTTAGAAAAGGAACTCCTCTTAGCTAGGTGTCTACACAATGTTGAGGTGGATGTGACCAATTCAGATGATTTGCGTGAGATGCTTTGCCTATTGGAGAGGAAGATTCGTCTGATTAATCATAAGATTTCTAATATTGAGACGTCTGATTCTACCATGGTTGCGGGTGGTGCAAAAGCATCTAGGCGCGAAGGTCGTGATGAAAAATTAAAGCAGCCCATTTGA
- the LOC140968790 gene encoding probable polygalacturonase At1g80170, with amino-acid sequence MNKLTYLCFLVLLIVPIKCEDGDFPKKIAIFEDIEEWEVEEDEGDEFDELLEFPSWRSGHGRNKILVNVDAFGAVGDGVSDDTQAFVNAWKQACSSQIQSVFLVPEGRRYLVNATRFRGPCADKIVIQIEGTIVAPNEPKNWDPKNPRMWLDFYNISKAIFQGNGVIDGSGSKWWAESCKKNKSNPCKGAPTALTIDNCSAVRVKGLTIQNSQQMNFVISRSDSIRVTGVKVSSPEDSPNTDGIHITGSTNVVLQNCKIGTGDDCISIVNASSSIKMKNIYCGPGHGISIGSLGKDNSTGIVKQVVLDNAFIRGTTNGLRIKTWQGGSGYVRSIRYQDVRMDNVSNPIIIDQFYCDSPTTCQNQTSAVEISQVMYRNITGTSKTQKAMKFACSDTVPCTHIVLNNINLQSMDGTVETYCNSAAGFGYGYVQPSAECLSSSDKDTSILQEKETDSYQQNSREHIIHTEL; translated from the exons ATGAACAAGTTAACATAtctttgctttcttgttttgCTTATAGTGCCTATTAAATGTGAAGACGGagattttccaaaaaaaattgcGATCTTCGAAGATATAGAGGAATGGGAGGTGGAAGAAGATGAAGGCGACGAATTTGATGAGCTGTTGGAGTTTCCATCTTGGAGAAGTGGGCATGGCAGGAACAAGATCCTTGTTAATGTAGACGCGTTTGGTGCGGTTGGGGATGGAGTATCGGATGATACTCAG GCCTTTGTAAATGCTTGGAAGCAAGCTTGTTCTTCACAAATACAATCAGTCTTTTTGGTTCCTGAAGGGAGACGCTATCTTGTCAATGCCACAAGATTTAGAGGGCCTTGTGCTGATAAGATAGTAATCCAG ATTGAAGGAACTATTGTAGCACCCAACGAGCCAAAGAATTGGGATCCAAAGAACCCCAGAATGTGGCTTGATTTTTACAATATAAGCAAGGCCATTTTCCAAGGAAATGGAGTTATTGATGGATCAGGCAGCAAATGGTGGGCAGAATCTTGCAAAAAGAACAAGTCCAAC CCATGCAAAGGAGCACCAACG GCTTTAACTATAGATAATTGCTCCGCTGTAAGAGTCAAAGGACTCACCATTCAGAACAGCCAACAGATGAACTTTGTGATTTCACGTTCTGATTCGATCCGTGTGACTGGTGTGAAAGTTTCATCTCCTGAAGATAGTCCCAATACCGATGGAATCCATATCACTGGATCCACCAATGTTGTTTTGCAGAACTGCAAAATCGGAACAG GTGACGATTGCATCTCAATTGTTAACGCTAGCTCCAGTATCAAGATGAAGAATATATATTGTGGACCTGGTCATGGAATTAG CATAGGTAGTCTTGGGAAAGACAACTCCACCGGTATAGTCAAGCAGGTTGTACTGGATAATGCATTCATTCGAGGTACAACAAATGGCCTTAGAATCAAGACTTGGCAG GGGGGTTCTGGTTATGTGCGATCCATACGTTATCAAGATGTGAGGATGGATAATGTCTCCAATCCAATTATCATAGACCAATTCTATTGTGATTCACCAACTACTTGTCAAAATCAG ACTTCAGCTGTGGAAATAAGCCAAGTAATGTACCGGAATATTACGGGGACTTCAAAAACCCAAAAGGCCATGAAATTTGCATGCAGTGACACAGTCCCCTGCACCCACATAGTTCTAAACAACATCAACTTACAGAGTATGGATGGAACTGTGGAAACCTACTGCAACTCTGCTGCAGGCTTTGGTTACGGATATGTTCAGCCTTCAGCAGAATGCCTATCATCTTCAGACAAGGACACAAGTATCCTTCAGGAAAAAGAAACTGACAGCTACCAGCAAAATAGCAGAGAACATATCATCCATACAGAATTATGA
- the LOC140968683 gene encoding MICOS complex subunit MIC10-like isoform X2 codes for MAEENKADIPARYDLNAKWDACLDLGLRRFVYSSFAGAFTGLLLFRSPVTRWASVAFGAGVGIGSAYSECSYKFDGSPPKLTPSLSDSPPSKI; via the exons ATGGCGGAAGAAAACAAGGCTGATATTCCAGCTCGATACGATTTGAATGCAAAATGGGACGCCTGCCTCGATTTGGGCCTTCGCCGCTTTGTTTACTCTTCGTTCGCCGGCGCTTTTACCGGGCTGCTGTTATTCC GGAGTCCAGTTACACGCTGGGCATCTGTAGCTTTTGGTGCTGGAGTCGGGATTGGCTCTGCATACTCGGAGTGCTCTTATAAATTTGATGGATCTCCGCCAAAATTGACTCCCAGCCTTTCTGATTCCCCTCCATCTAAG ATTTAA
- the LOC140968683 gene encoding MICOS complex subunit MIC10-like isoform X1: protein MAEENKADIPARYDLNAKWDACLDLGLRRFVYSSFAGAFTGLLLFRSPVTRWASVAFGAGVGIGSAYSECSYKFDGSPPKLTPSLSDSPPSKAEE, encoded by the exons ATGGCGGAAGAAAACAAGGCTGATATTCCAGCTCGATACGATTTGAATGCAAAATGGGACGCCTGCCTCGATTTGGGCCTTCGCCGCTTTGTTTACTCTTCGTTCGCCGGCGCTTTTACCGGGCTGCTGTTATTCC GGAGTCCAGTTACACGCTGGGCATCTGTAGCTTTTGGTGCTGGAGTCGGGATTGGCTCTGCATACTCGGAGTGCTCTTATAAATTTGATGGATCTCCGCCAAAATTGACTCCCAGCCTTTCTGATTCCCCTCCATCTAAG GCTGAGGAATGA
- the LOC140968683 gene encoding MICOS complex subunit MIC10-like isoform X3 — protein sequence MAEENKADIPARYDLNAKWDACLDLGLRRFVYSSFAGAFTGLLLFLTRWASVAFGAGVGIGSAYSECSYKFDGSPPKLTPSLSDSPPSKAEE from the exons ATGGCGGAAGAAAACAAGGCTGATATTCCAGCTCGATACGATTTGAATGCAAAATGGGACGCCTGCCTCGATTTGGGCCTTCGCCGCTTTGTTTACTCTTCGTTCGCCGGCGCTTTTACCGGGCTGCTGTTATTCC TTACACGCTGGGCATCTGTAGCTTTTGGTGCTGGAGTCGGGATTGGCTCTGCATACTCGGAGTGCTCTTATAAATTTGATGGATCTCCGCCAAAATTGACTCCCAGCCTTTCTGATTCCCCTCCATCTAAG GCTGAGGAATGA
- the LOC140968792 gene encoding uncharacterized protein codes for MDGPLENDICSICHSNFNTPCQANCSHWFCGSCILQVWDHGPTFHPCKCPLCRREITLLVPSEASSRQCNMVNTAEILPRIERYNRRFGEQSNGLMQRMQDLPFLLRRLLRDIRDPQRTLPLFIRARVYLAMVASAIYVLSPVDIIPEGLLGIIGFLDDLIIILMCFLHVAALYRAVLLSRHGGS; via the exons ATGGATGGGCCACTGGAAAATGATATCTGTTCGATATGTCACTCCAATTTCAATACCCCTTGCCAAGCCAATTGCTCCCATTGGTTTTGCG GTAGTTGTATATTACAAGTTTGGGATCATGGACCCACCTTTCACCCCTGTAAATGTCCCCTATGCCGACGTGAAATCACCTTGCTGGTTCCCAGCGAAGCATCATCAAGGCAATGCAACATGGTCAACACTGCGGAGATCTTGCCGAGAATTGAAAGATATAACCGTCGATTTGGTGAACAGTCAAATGGTCTCATGCAG agaATGCAAGACCTACCCTTTCTCCTCAGGAGACTGTTACGAGATATTAGAGATCCACAAAGAACACTTCCACTTTTTATCAGGGCACGTGTTTACTTGGCA ATGGTTGCTAGTGCTATATATGTCCTTAGCCCAGTGGACATTATTCCTGAAG GACTGCTAGGTATAATTGGCTTTCTGGATGATTTGATTATCATACTCATGTGCTTCCTGCATGTTGCTGCCCTGTATCGAGCTGTTCTCCTTTCTCGGCATGGAGGTTCATAA